A stretch of the Mycobacterium sp. ITM-2016-00317 genome encodes the following:
- a CDS encoding rhodanese-like domain-containing protein, with product MSYAGDITPEQAWTLLSENPDAVLVDCRTEAEWRFVGVPDLSELRRDVVYIEWNRTDGSRNDHFVDDLVDKLGAAASGEQRPVAFLCRSGNRSIGAAEAATEAGLGPAYNILDGFEGNLDESGHRGATGWKAVGLPWTQS from the coding sequence GTGAGCTACGCCGGAGACATCACGCCTGAGCAGGCATGGACGCTGCTGAGCGAGAACCCCGACGCGGTGCTCGTCGACTGTCGCACCGAGGCGGAGTGGCGCTTCGTCGGAGTGCCCGACCTGTCCGAGCTGCGCCGCGACGTCGTCTACATCGAGTGGAACCGCACCGACGGCAGCCGCAACGACCACTTCGTCGACGACCTGGTCGACAAGCTCGGCGCGGCGGCTTCGGGGGAGCAGCGCCCGGTGGCGTTCCTGTGTCGTTCGGGCAACCGGTCCATCGGCGCCGCCGAGGCGGCCACCGAGGCGGGCCTCGGCCCGGCCTACAACATCCTGGACGGCTTCGAGGGCAACCTCGACGAGAGCGGGCACCGCGGCGCCACCGGCTGGAAGGCCGTCGGGCTGCCCTGGACGCAGTCATGA
- a CDS encoding O-succinylhomoserine sulfhydrylase produces the protein MSETPGSVPSVRIPAALPDGVGQATIGVRGGLLRSEFEETAEAMYLTSGYVYDSAADAEKAFTGEIDRFVYSRYGNPTVAMFEERLRLLEGAPACFATSTGMSAVFTALGALLGAGDRLVAARSLFGSCFVVCNEILPRWGVETVFVDGDDLAQWEQALSVPTQAVFFETPSNPMQSLVDIAAVCELAHAAGAKVVLDNVFATPILQQGMPLGADVVVYSGTKHIDGQGRVLGGAILGDTEYIDGPVQKLMRHTGPALSPFNAWTLLKGLETLALRVQHQTASAHRIAEFLQEHPSVSWVKYPFLESHPQYDLAKRQMTGGGTVVTFELAGAGGAGNPDAAKQRAFEVLDKLQIVDISNNLGDAKSLITHPATTTHRAMGPEGRAAIGLGDGVVRISIGLEGTDDLIADLDRALS, from the coding sequence ATGAGCGAGACACCCGGCTCGGTCCCGTCGGTCCGGATCCCGGCCGCCCTGCCCGACGGGGTCGGTCAGGCCACCATCGGGGTCCGCGGCGGGCTGCTGCGCTCGGAGTTCGAAGAGACCGCCGAGGCGATGTACCTGACCTCGGGATACGTATACGACTCGGCCGCCGACGCGGAGAAGGCGTTCACCGGCGAGATCGACCGCTTCGTGTACTCGCGCTACGGCAACCCGACGGTCGCGATGTTCGAGGAGCGGCTGCGCCTGCTGGAGGGCGCCCCCGCCTGCTTCGCGACGTCGACCGGCATGTCGGCGGTGTTCACCGCGCTCGGTGCGCTGCTCGGCGCCGGTGACCGGCTGGTCGCCGCCCGCAGCCTGTTCGGGTCGTGCTTCGTGGTGTGCAACGAGATCCTGCCGCGCTGGGGGGTCGAGACCGTCTTCGTCGACGGCGACGACCTGGCCCAGTGGGAGCAGGCACTGTCGGTCCCCACCCAGGCGGTGTTCTTCGAGACGCCGTCCAACCCGATGCAGTCGCTGGTCGACATCGCCGCGGTGTGCGAGCTCGCGCATGCCGCGGGCGCGAAGGTGGTGCTCGACAACGTCTTCGCCACCCCGATCCTGCAGCAGGGCATGCCGTTGGGGGCCGACGTGGTGGTGTATTCGGGCACCAAGCACATCGACGGTCAGGGCCGGGTGCTCGGCGGGGCGATCCTCGGCGACACCGAGTACATCGACGGGCCGGTGCAGAAGCTGATGCGCCACACCGGCCCGGCACTGAGCCCGTTCAACGCGTGGACGCTGCTCAAGGGTCTGGAGACGCTGGCGCTGCGGGTCCAGCACCAGACCGCCTCGGCCCACCGCATCGCCGAGTTCCTGCAGGAGCACCCGTCGGTGAGCTGGGTGAAGTACCCGTTCCTGGAATCGCACCCGCAGTACGACCTGGCCAAGCGCCAGATGACCGGCGGCGGCACGGTGGTCACCTTCGAGCTCGCGGGCGCCGGCGGAGCCGGCAATCCCGATGCGGCGAAGCAGCGCGCCTTCGAGGTGCTCGACAAGCTGCAGATCGTGGACATCTCCAACAACCTCGGCGACGCCAAGTCGCTGATCACCCACCCGGCCACCACCACCCACCGCGCGATGGGACCGGAGGGTCGCGCCGCGATCGGCCTGGGCGACGGCGTGGTGCGGATCTCGATCGGGCTGGAAGGCACCGACGACCTGATCGCCGACCTGGACCGGGCGCTGTCCTGA
- a CDS encoding SDR family oxidoreductase → MDNIRGKTIAITGAARGIGYATAEALLKRGARVVIGDRDVALQESSVAKLGNLGPASGYPLDVTDRESFATFLDKARTDGGGHIDVLINNAGVMPIGPFLDQSEQSIRSSIEVNLYGVITGCQLALPDMIARRRGHIINIASLSGLIPVPGQVVYVGAKFGVVGLSAALADEVAPHGVHVSVVMPPFTRTELISGTRETAAIKPVEPADIAAAVAKTLDKPKTHVSVPTALRFTAQAAQMLGPRGRRWLNGKLGLDNVFLEFDTAKRQGYEQRAQSALGVVEGSEKNPG, encoded by the coding sequence ATGGACAACATCCGGGGCAAGACCATCGCCATCACCGGCGCCGCCCGCGGCATCGGGTATGCGACCGCGGAGGCACTGCTCAAGCGCGGAGCGCGCGTCGTCATCGGTGACCGCGACGTGGCGCTGCAGGAGTCGTCGGTGGCCAAGCTGGGAAATCTCGGCCCGGCATCGGGCTATCCGCTCGACGTCACCGACCGGGAGTCGTTCGCGACGTTCCTCGACAAGGCCCGCACCGACGGGGGCGGCCACATCGACGTGCTCATCAACAACGCCGGCGTGATGCCGATCGGCCCCTTCCTCGACCAGTCCGAGCAGTCGATCCGCTCGTCGATCGAGGTCAACCTGTACGGCGTGATCACCGGATGCCAGCTCGCGCTGCCCGACATGATCGCGCGCAGACGCGGCCACATCATCAACATCGCGTCGCTGTCCGGGCTGATCCCGGTCCCGGGCCAGGTCGTCTACGTCGGCGCGAAGTTCGGCGTGGTCGGGCTGTCCGCGGCGCTGGCCGACGAGGTGGCGCCGCACGGCGTGCACGTGTCCGTGGTGATGCCGCCGTTCACCAGGACCGAGCTGATCTCGGGCACCCGGGAGACCGCTGCGATCAAGCCGGTGGAACCGGCCGACATCGCCGCCGCGGTCGCGAAGACGCTGGACAAGCCCAAGACCCACGTCTCGGTGCCGACGGCGCTGCGCTTCACCGCGCAGGCCGCGCAGATGCTCGGGCCGCGGGGCCGGCGCTGGCTCAACGGCAAGCTCGGGCTCGACAACGTGTTCCTCGAGTTCGACACCGCGAAGCGCCAAGGCTATGAGCAGCGCGCACAGTCCGCGCTCGGCGTGGTCGAGGGCTCCGAGAAGAACCCCGGCTAA
- a CDS encoding maleylpyruvate isomerase family mycothiol-dependent enzyme: protein MPASDAPASSDAVRIARLYEETRRRIADLLEAAGSAAWGTPVPACPGWSVRDVVSHLSAVAQDWAAGSLTGAPTDAQTAEHVRRFAGSSAPALIAAWADAADLLGGRAHRDGLEAPLGDIVSHEHDIRAALGRPGARDSASVHWTSDLLLSMLRTPVPLQVQVEDGRYLAGDRTGGGDGLVLRTTRFEALRWRTGRRSPAQLAAMDWSADPTPVLGHLCLFGPATSDVVE, encoded by the coding sequence GTGCCCGCCAGTGACGCCCCCGCCAGTAGTGACGCGGTGCGGATCGCGCGGCTGTACGAGGAGACCCGGCGGCGGATCGCCGACCTGCTCGAAGCGGCCGGCTCCGCGGCGTGGGGCACCCCGGTGCCCGCCTGCCCCGGCTGGTCGGTGCGCGACGTCGTCTCGCACCTGAGCGCCGTCGCGCAGGATTGGGCCGCCGGCTCGCTGACGGGCGCTCCCACCGACGCCCAGACCGCCGAACATGTCCGGCGGTTCGCCGGCAGTTCGGCGCCCGCACTGATAGCAGCCTGGGCGGACGCGGCGGACCTGCTCGGCGGGCGGGCGCACCGCGACGGACTCGAGGCTCCGCTGGGCGACATCGTGAGCCACGAACACGACATCCGCGCCGCGCTCGGGAGGCCGGGCGCACGCGACTCCGCGTCGGTGCACTGGACCAGCGACCTTCTGCTGTCGATGCTGCGCACGCCGGTGCCGCTGCAGGTCCAGGTGGAGGACGGCCGCTACCTCGCCGGAGACCGCACCGGGGGCGGGGACGGTCTGGTCCTGCGCACCACCCGGTTCGAGGCACTGCGGTGGCGGACGGGTCGGCGCAGTCCCGCGCAGCTGGCCGCGATGGACTGGTCCGCCGACCCGACGCCCGTGCTCGGCCATCTGTGCCTGTTCGGGCCCGCGACCTCCGACGTCGTCGAGTGA
- a CDS encoding DUF899 domain-containing protein gives MQTPPIVSAPEWASALADMLAKEKEFTRARDALAAMRRRMPWTPVDRDYRFEGPDGPASLLDLFDGRRQLIVYRAFMDPGVAGWPDHGCVGCSLMADHIGNLAHLNARDTTLVYASRGAQPDIARIKDRMGWDIPWYTMIPDGDRAFDTDFGVDQWHGTNAFIRLPGEDGDRVYRTYFIDSRGDEAFVNTWNFLDMTALGRQETWEESPPGYPQSAPYEWWCWHDAYGRTEPGRWFGDPDPDDPHDPRPSRAAEQGDHCARQ, from the coding sequence ATGCAGACCCCACCGATCGTGTCGGCGCCGGAGTGGGCATCGGCACTCGCGGACATGCTGGCCAAGGAGAAAGAGTTCACGCGCGCCCGGGACGCGCTGGCGGCGATGCGCCGCCGGATGCCGTGGACACCCGTCGACAGGGACTACCGCTTCGAAGGACCCGACGGCCCCGCGTCCCTGCTCGATCTGTTCGACGGCCGCCGCCAGTTGATCGTCTACCGGGCGTTCATGGATCCCGGGGTGGCCGGCTGGCCCGATCACGGCTGCGTCGGCTGCTCCCTGATGGCCGACCACATCGGCAACCTGGCGCACCTCAACGCCCGCGACACCACGCTGGTCTACGCCTCGCGCGGCGCGCAGCCCGACATCGCCCGGATCAAGGACCGGATGGGCTGGGACATCCCGTGGTACACCATGATTCCCGACGGCGACCGGGCGTTCGACACCGATTTCGGCGTGGACCAGTGGCACGGCACCAACGCGTTCATCCGCCTGCCGGGCGAGGACGGCGACCGCGTGTACCGCACCTACTTCATCGACAGCCGCGGCGACGAGGCGTTCGTGAACACCTGGAACTTCCTCGACATGACGGCTCTCGGGCGCCAGGAGACCTGGGAGGAGTCGCCGCCGGGCTACCCCCAGTCCGCGCCGTACGAATGGTGGTGTTGGCACGACGCCTACGGCCGCACGGAACCGGGGCGCTGGTTCGGTGACCCCGATCCCGACGATCCGCACGATCCGCGGCCGTCGCGGGCGGCCGAGCAGGGTGATCACTGTGCCCGCCAGTGA
- a CDS encoding metalloregulator ArsR/SmtB family transcription factor, with amino-acid sequence MVEDPVLDRVYAALADPTRRQLLEALRGGDARITDLAAPLPMTFAGVSRHVGVLEAAGLVRREVRGREHWLSLQSDGLSPARKWMDEQTEFWSSRADALSDRLRAKGRR; translated from the coding sequence ATGGTTGAAGATCCGGTGCTGGACCGGGTGTACGCCGCGCTCGCCGATCCCACCCGCAGGCAGCTGCTGGAGGCCCTCCGCGGCGGCGACGCCCGCATCACCGACCTGGCGGCCCCGCTGCCGATGACCTTCGCCGGGGTGTCGCGCCACGTCGGGGTCCTGGAGGCCGCCGGTCTGGTACGCCGCGAGGTGCGGGGCCGTGAGCACTGGCTGTCGCTGCAGTCCGACGGCCTGTCACCCGCCCGGAAGTGGATGGACGAGCAGACTGAGTTCTGGTCGTCACGGGCTGACGCGCTCTCGGATCGGCTGCGCGCCAAGGGACGTCGATGA
- a CDS encoding SRPBCC domain-containing protein: protein MTAAPVVRVRRVMPAAPEVVFDEWLDPEALMDWMCPRPARCVAVVVEPHVGGRVRFDVDDEDGRLVLITGQFLDIDRPRRLRFTWSHSGWSDPTATSIVDVAFEPHGDGATLMSIEHSLLPPEAFDDHDHGWALTADQLVALLPRA, encoded by the coding sequence ATGACCGCGGCGCCGGTGGTCCGCGTGCGCCGCGTCATGCCGGCCGCGCCCGAGGTGGTGTTCGACGAGTGGCTGGACCCGGAAGCCCTGATGGACTGGATGTGCCCCCGCCCGGCCCGGTGCGTGGCGGTGGTCGTCGAACCGCACGTCGGCGGCCGGGTCCGGTTCGACGTCGACGACGAGGACGGCCGTCTGGTGCTGATCACCGGACAGTTCCTCGACATCGACCGACCCCGCCGGTTGCGCTTCACCTGGTCGCACTCCGGGTGGTCCGACCCCACAGCCACGAGCATCGTCGACGTCGCGTTCGAGCCGCACGGCGACGGCGCGACGCTGATGTCCATCGAGCACTCGCTGCTGCCGCCGGAGGCGTTCGACGACCACGACCACGGTTGGGCGCTGACCGCCGACCAACTCGTCGCGCTGCTGCCACGGGCCTGA
- a CDS encoding GNAT family N-acetyltransferase produces MSVPAVDELRFVAVGQDDPLAAPLIDELADEYARRYGGDRARVHAWLRGYPADEFDAPDGGLVIGVLAGRPVTGGAFRRFDHDTAELKRIWTDSAHRRKGYGRALVSRLEADIAARGYSRVYLTTGDRQPEAEALYTSMDYRRLTAPLPAEGEVYPIAFLKVLR; encoded by the coding sequence ATGTCCGTTCCGGCGGTGGATGAGTTGCGTTTCGTGGCAGTGGGTCAGGACGACCCGCTGGCCGCGCCGTTGATCGACGAACTCGCCGACGAATACGCACGCCGTTACGGCGGCGACCGCGCCCGGGTGCACGCCTGGCTGCGCGGCTACCCGGCCGACGAGTTCGATGCCCCCGACGGCGGCCTGGTGATCGGCGTGCTCGCCGGCCGCCCGGTGACCGGCGGTGCGTTCCGGCGCTTCGACCACGACACGGCCGAACTCAAACGCATCTGGACCGACAGTGCCCACCGGCGCAAGGGTTACGGCCGCGCGCTGGTCTCGCGACTGGAGGCCGACATCGCGGCCCGTGGCTATTCGCGGGTCTACCTGACCACCGGCGACCGCCAACCCGAGGCCGAGGCGCTCTACACCTCGATGGACTACCGGCGGCTGACCGCGCCGCTGCCCGCCGAGGGCGAGGTCTACCCGATCGCGTTCCTGAAGGTGCTGCGATGA
- a CDS encoding LLM class flavin-dependent oxidoreductase: MTGTVHLGVALEGHGWHPEAWRHTTATAPVTSGRHWTELATTAERGLLDFATFDDSLTAQRRRRPEIDARWLAGRPDAVLVAARVAPATRHIGLIPVANTTHTEPFHVSKAIATLDFISRGRAGWQVRVSASRHEAELFGSRDPDALGDLFAEAADAVEVVRRLWDSWEDDAVIRDTATGRFVDRDKLHYIDFSGPFFSVKGPSITPRPPQGQPVVAALAHNRRVYEFAAGSADLVFITPGADDAVTAMLDEVRRAGGALLVYADLYVTFAGLVDERSDAEVFAGTPEQLADKIERWHRYGVQGVRLRPAVNSTDLPVIVDEVVPILQRRGVFRTAYPDGESLRHRLGLPTAGNRYAAKGNP, from the coding sequence ATGACCGGAACCGTGCACCTGGGCGTCGCGCTGGAGGGCCACGGCTGGCACCCGGAAGCCTGGCGGCACACCACCGCCACGGCGCCGGTCACCAGCGGACGGCACTGGACCGAACTGGCCACCACCGCCGAACGCGGCCTGCTGGACTTCGCCACGTTCGACGACTCGCTGACCGCGCAGCGCCGGCGCCGCCCCGAGATCGACGCCCGCTGGCTTGCCGGCCGACCGGACGCCGTGCTGGTCGCGGCGCGGGTGGCGCCCGCGACCCGGCACATCGGGCTCATCCCGGTCGCGAACACCACGCACACCGAACCGTTCCATGTGTCCAAAGCCATTGCCACCCTTGACTTCATCTCCCGCGGCCGGGCCGGCTGGCAGGTCAGGGTCAGCGCGTCGCGGCACGAGGCCGAACTGTTCGGCAGCCGCGACCCCGACGCGCTCGGCGACCTGTTCGCCGAGGCCGCCGACGCGGTGGAGGTGGTGCGCCGGCTCTGGGACAGCTGGGAGGACGACGCCGTGATCCGCGACACCGCCACCGGCCGCTTCGTCGACCGGGACAAGCTGCATTACATCGACTTCTCCGGGCCGTTCTTCTCGGTGAAGGGACCGTCGATCACCCCACGCCCACCCCAGGGCCAACCGGTGGTGGCGGCGCTGGCCCACAACCGGCGGGTCTACGAATTCGCCGCGGGCAGCGCCGATCTCGTCTTCATCACCCCGGGCGCCGACGACGCGGTGACGGCCATGCTGGACGAGGTGCGCCGGGCCGGCGGCGCGCTGCTGGTGTACGCCGACCTGTACGTGACGTTCGCCGGCCTGGTCGACGAACGCTCCGACGCCGAGGTGTTCGCCGGCACGCCCGAGCAACTCGCCGACAAGATCGAGCGCTGGCACCGATACGGCGTGCAGGGGGTCAGGCTGCGGCCCGCGGTCAACTCCACCGATCTGCCTGTGATCGTCGACGAAGTGGTGCCGATCCTGCAGCGGCGCGGGGTGTTCCGCACCGCCTACCCCGACGGCGAGTCCCTGCGTCACCGCCTCGGACTGCCGACCGCCGGTAATCGCTATGCGGCGAAAGGGAACCCATGA
- a CDS encoding LLM class flavin-dependent oxidoreductase, whose protein sequence is MTVPLSIVDLSPIPEGADAATALRNTVDLAQHAEQWGYKRFWVAEHHFVAVASSAPAVLIGQIAAATSRIRVGAAAVQLGQTTAVAVVESFGTLAAFHPGRIDLGVGRSGLRRREATRDGATRRSQKPVPPWREIDGVVIPSPFDVTALMRNPRLRARMSVLTQPEAVTPDFADQVDDILAMLAGRYTIGDVDAHAVPGEGADLVPWIFGSSKGQSARVAGAHGLPFVASYHITPATALDAVEVYRAEFRPSATLSQPYVVVSADVVVAADTATARHLASSYGHWVHSVRGGDGAVPYPDPGRVSPLSDEEAELVRDRIATQFVGDPDEVADRLCALQRATGADELVVTSVTHGHADRLRSHELLARQWGLTA, encoded by the coding sequence ATGACCGTCCCGCTGTCGATCGTCGACCTGTCGCCGATACCGGAGGGCGCCGATGCGGCCACCGCGCTGCGCAACACCGTCGACCTCGCACAGCATGCCGAGCAGTGGGGGTACAAGCGGTTCTGGGTGGCCGAACACCATTTCGTCGCCGTCGCGAGCTCCGCGCCCGCGGTGCTCATCGGCCAGATCGCCGCGGCGACCAGCCGCATCAGGGTGGGCGCGGCCGCCGTGCAGCTCGGGCAGACGACTGCCGTCGCGGTGGTGGAGAGCTTCGGCACGCTCGCCGCGTTCCATCCGGGCCGCATCGACCTCGGCGTCGGCCGCTCCGGACTGCGCCGCCGGGAAGCCACCAGGGACGGCGCCACCCGACGCAGCCAGAAACCCGTTCCGCCGTGGCGCGAGATCGACGGCGTGGTCATCCCGTCGCCGTTCGACGTGACGGCCCTGATGCGCAACCCGCGGTTGCGGGCCCGGATGTCGGTGCTGACGCAACCCGAGGCTGTCACACCGGATTTCGCCGACCAGGTCGACGACATCCTCGCGATGCTGGCCGGCCGCTACACGATCGGCGACGTCGACGCGCACGCGGTGCCCGGCGAGGGCGCGGACCTGGTCCCGTGGATCTTCGGCAGCAGCAAGGGGCAGAGCGCCCGGGTGGCCGGCGCCCACGGACTGCCGTTCGTCGCGAGCTACCACATCACCCCGGCCACCGCGCTCGATGCCGTCGAGGTCTACCGTGCCGAATTCCGGCCGTCGGCAACACTTTCGCAGCCCTACGTGGTGGTCTCGGCCGACGTGGTGGTCGCAGCCGACACCGCCACCGCCCGACACCTGGCCTCCAGCTACGGGCACTGGGTGCACTCGGTGCGCGGCGGCGACGGCGCGGTGCCCTACCCGGACCCCGGCCGCGTGTCACCGCTGTCCGACGAGGAGGCCGAGCTGGTCAGGGACCGCATCGCGACCCAGTTCGTCGGCGACCCCGACGAGGTGGCCGACCGGCTCTGCGCTCTGCAGCGCGCGACCGGCGCCGACGAACTCGTGGTCACCTCGGTGACCCACGGCCACGCCGACCGGCTGCGCTCCCACGAGTTGCTGGCCCGGCAGTGGGGGCTGACGGCATGA
- a CDS encoding NtaA/DmoA family FMN-dependent monooxygenase (This protein belongs to a clade of FMN-dependent monooxygenases, within a broader family of flavin-dependent oxidoreductases, the luciferase-like monooxygenase (LMM) family, some of whose members use coenzyme F420 rather than FMN.) — translation MTVDKPRKQIHLGAHFPGVNSTTVWSDPDSGSQIEFESFVHLARTAERGMFDFFFLAEGLRLREHRGRIHDLDVVGRPDTFTVLAALAAVTEHLGLAGTVNTTFNEPFEVARQFATLDHLSDGRSAWNMVTSSDAFTGANFRRGGYLDHADRYRRAEEFLTVARLFWNSWDDDAVIADRDTGRYVEPDRIRVVEHHGPQFDVRGVATLPPLPQREPVLFQAGDSDEGRAFGARHADALFTLHSELEAGRTYYADVKARAAGYGRNPDHLKVFPAATFVLGDTAAEAADKARHVRLQQVSGPTAIAMLEQVWQRDLSELDPDGPLPEVEPADDPTVTQGRVRHGDPRAVAAAWRARAAAENLSIRELVIAVTSRQQFVGTPAQVADEIDLHVQSDACDGFILVPHLTPRGLDDFVDRVVPLLQERGSFRTGYTGDTLRDHLGL, via the coding sequence ATGACGGTCGACAAGCCGCGCAAGCAGATTCACCTCGGCGCGCATTTCCCCGGCGTCAACAGCACCACGGTGTGGTCGGATCCCGACTCGGGCAGCCAGATCGAGTTCGAGTCCTTCGTGCACCTGGCCCGCACCGCGGAGCGCGGCATGTTCGACTTCTTCTTCCTGGCCGAGGGGCTGCGGCTGCGGGAACACCGCGGCCGCATCCACGATCTGGACGTGGTCGGCAGGCCCGACACCTTCACGGTGCTGGCCGCACTGGCCGCCGTCACCGAGCACCTCGGGCTGGCCGGGACCGTCAACACCACCTTCAACGAGCCGTTCGAGGTGGCGCGCCAGTTCGCCACCCTCGACCATCTGTCCGACGGCCGGTCGGCATGGAACATGGTCACCTCCTCGGATGCGTTCACCGGGGCCAACTTCCGGCGCGGCGGCTACCTCGACCACGCCGACCGCTACCGGCGTGCCGAGGAGTTCCTGACCGTGGCGCGGCTGTTCTGGAACAGCTGGGACGACGACGCCGTCATCGCCGACCGCGACACCGGCCGCTACGTCGAGCCCGACCGCATCCGCGTCGTGGAACACCACGGACCGCAGTTCGACGTGCGCGGTGTCGCCACGCTGCCGCCGCTGCCGCAGCGCGAGCCGGTGCTGTTCCAGGCCGGGGATTCCGACGAGGGTAGAGCTTTCGGGGCCCGGCATGCCGACGCGCTGTTCACGCTGCATTCCGAGCTGGAGGCCGGCCGGACCTACTACGCCGACGTCAAGGCCAGGGCCGCCGGCTACGGCCGGAATCCCGACCATCTCAAGGTTTTTCCGGCCGCCACCTTTGTGCTCGGCGACACCGCGGCCGAGGCCGCGGACAAGGCCCGCCATGTGCGCCTGCAGCAGGTCAGCGGTCCGACCGCGATCGCGATGCTGGAACAGGTGTGGCAGCGTGACCTGTCCGAGCTGGACCCCGACGGCCCGCTGCCGGAGGTGGAACCCGCCGACGACCCGACGGTGACGCAGGGCCGGGTGCGCCACGGCGACCCCAGGGCCGTCGCGGCGGCGTGGCGTGCGCGGGCCGCCGCCGAGAACCTCAGCATCCGCGAACTCGTCATCGCGGTCACCAGCAGGCAGCAGTTCGTCGGCACCCCCGCGCAGGTCGCCGACGAGATCGACCTGCACGTGCAGAGCGACGCGTGCGACGGGTTCATCCTGGTGCCGCACCTGACCCCGCGCGGCCTCGACGACTTCGTCGACCGGGTGGTGCCGCTGCTGCAGGAGCGCGGCAGCTTCCGCACCGGCTACACCGGCGACACCCTGCGCGACCACCTCGGGCTGTAG
- a CDS encoding MBL fold metallo-hydrolase, translating to MAAGSARLVRITETVHFAQTDLVNWTLVTGGPDNGGGVVLIDAGYPGHRDDVIGSVRELGFRPEDVRAILLTHAHVDHFGSAIWFAREHGTPVYCHRDEVGHAKREYLEQASPLAVAAQAWRPRWLKWTVALIGKGGLGHTGIPTTAALTDEVAAGLPGTPRCVPTPGHTGGHCSYLVDGVLVSGDALVTGHPVSTRRGPQLLPSVFNHDEDACRRSLDALGVLDAEVMLPGHGPVWRGPVREAVNQARLP from the coding sequence ATGGCAGCAGGCTCAGCGCGGCTGGTCCGGATCACCGAGACCGTCCACTTCGCCCAGACCGACCTGGTGAACTGGACGCTCGTGACGGGCGGTCCGGACAACGGCGGCGGGGTCGTGCTGATCGACGCCGGGTATCCGGGCCACCGCGACGACGTGATCGGGTCGGTGCGTGAACTCGGCTTCCGGCCCGAGGACGTCCGCGCGATCCTGTTGACCCACGCCCACGTCGACCACTTCGGTTCGGCGATCTGGTTCGCCCGGGAACACGGCACCCCAGTCTACTGTCACCGCGACGAGGTCGGCCACGCCAAGCGCGAGTACCTGGAGCAGGCCTCGCCGCTGGCCGTCGCCGCGCAGGCCTGGCGGCCCCGGTGGCTGAAGTGGACGGTGGCGCTCATCGGCAAGGGCGGGCTCGGCCACACCGGGATCCCCACCACGGCGGCGCTGACCGACGAGGTCGCCGCGGGCCTGCCCGGCACGCCGCGCTGCGTCCCGACGCCGGGCCACACCGGCGGGCACTGCTCGTATCTGGTGGACGGGGTGCTGGTCAGCGGCGACGCGCTGGTGACCGGGCACCCGGTGTCGACGAGGCGGGGCCCGCAGTTGCTGCCGTCGGTGTTCAACCACGACGAGGACGCATGCCGGCGCAGCCTGGATGCGCTGGGCGTGCTGGACGCCGAGGTGATGCTGCCCGGCCACGGGCCGGTGTGGCGGGGCCCGGTGCGCGAGGCGGTGAATCAGGCGCGGCTGCCGTGA